One window of the Amycolatopsis mediterranei genome contains the following:
- a CDS encoding family 2 encapsulin nanocompartment cargo protein terpene cyclase — MTGESTKTTCPQWSAGEAAGLLAGPFGLGTSAARIATRFAPSPGHDPAYAYLPWGDGSAAPLYCPVQGRVDDGLAAEVDRRLVAWADGCGFTGKGLEQIAGAGFGRLAMLAHTDCDDPDRLLVAAQLNAVWWAADDYYADDSTLGAAPTELPPRLALVMAAMDPVAPAGEFSGPLEEALRRDPILVGLHSGIDHLGRHGSPVLVQRVCYATFSMFVSWDAYAAWRHTGRYPPAWEYLAARQHDSFYTSMTLVDAVGGYELAAPFYYDPRVREAMMRAGTASVLVNDLHSVAKDAADEKPVCNMVLQIAADRDCPVEEAVQATVELHNKIVHEFEAGHRELMAVPSPELQRFLVGVRSWMGGGFTWHATNPRYQ; from the coding sequence CAATGGAGCGCCGGCGAGGCCGCCGGCCTCCTGGCGGGGCCGTTCGGGCTCGGGACGTCGGCGGCGCGGATCGCGACCCGGTTCGCGCCGTCGCCCGGGCACGATCCGGCGTACGCCTACCTGCCGTGGGGTGACGGCAGCGCGGCGCCGTTGTACTGCCCGGTCCAGGGCCGCGTCGACGACGGCCTCGCCGCGGAGGTCGACCGGCGGCTGGTCGCCTGGGCGGACGGCTGCGGGTTCACCGGCAAGGGCCTGGAGCAGATCGCCGGGGCCGGGTTCGGCCGGCTGGCGATGCTGGCCCACACCGACTGCGACGACCCGGACCGGCTGCTCGTCGCGGCGCAGCTCAACGCGGTCTGGTGGGCGGCCGACGACTACTACGCCGACGACAGCACCCTCGGCGCGGCGCCCACCGAGCTCCCGCCGCGGCTGGCGCTGGTCATGGCGGCCATGGACCCGGTCGCCCCGGCCGGGGAGTTTTCGGGCCCCCTCGAAGAGGCGTTGCGCCGCGACCCGATCCTCGTCGGGCTGCACTCGGGGATCGACCACCTGGGCCGCCACGGCTCCCCGGTGCTCGTGCAGCGGGTCTGCTACGCGACGTTCTCGATGTTCGTCAGCTGGGACGCCTACGCGGCGTGGCGCCACACCGGGCGTTACCCCCCGGCGTGGGAGTACCTGGCGGCCCGCCAGCACGACAGCTTCTACACGTCGATGACCCTCGTCGACGCCGTCGGCGGCTACGAGCTGGCCGCCCCGTTCTACTACGACCCGCGGGTGCGCGAGGCGATGATGCGGGCCGGGACGGCGTCGGTGCTGGTCAACGACCTCCACTCGGTGGCCAAGGACGCGGCCGACGAGAAACCGGTCTGCAACATGGTGCTGCAGATCGCCGCCGACCGGGACTGCCCGGTCGAAGAGGCGGTGCAGGCCACCGTCGAGCTGCACAACAAGATCGTCCACGAGTTCGAGGCCGGCCACCGGGAGCTGATGGCCGTGCCGTCGCCGGAGCTGCAGCGGTTCCTCGTGGGTGTCCGTTCCTGGATGGGCGGCGGCTTCACCTGGCACGCCACCAATCCCCGTTACCAGTGA